Part of the Saccharomyces kudriavzevii IFO 1802 strain IFO1802 genome assembly, chromosome: 8 genome is shown below.
TCGATCCTTGATCATCGACCACTTTCTAAGGCGAAACCGTAATTGTGTTCATACGTTTCTCAActgaaatttcatttttttttgccttcaCACGGTTCAGCCTGCTTCAATAGTCAAGAGATGACTTCAATTCAAGAACGAAGCCCCAAGCCTCATCTGCATGCGCTCAAAGAGGGTGAAGCTACCGGTCATCCTAACGAGATAATtgccaagaaaagaagcatCATAGGGTCTCACATCCAGCGGCCACCGTCTCAAACGACTTTAGGAAGGTCAAGGGCTGGCAGCAATACGATGGGTAAGGTTTCTGCCTTAGATATTGCTCGAAGACCAAGCGAAAATTTACTATTGAACATGAGTactaataatgatgatgatgaggcGAAGATGCTCAATTCATTTGTTAGCACGGCTTTGCCACCACCGAAAGTGAATCCTGTTCAAACAAGACGTGAACGCCCAACTTCCAATAGTTCAATCGGCACCAAGACTACCGAAGTGTTCTCATCCACTTCtgcatcatcttctttggaTGATACCAGTGATGAGGGGGAAAGTAATGATGTTTCAGAAAAGTCTAAATTGAATACTATTTCCAACATATTGATGGAAAATTCTACTCAAGGAATACGTGCCAcggaaaaggaaaaaacgAGAAACCATACCGTTATGGAGACAACCAAGGACAGCGCCAAAGTGGCACTACAAAAAAGCATGTCATTCGATGAAACCTCTTTGGAGGCATCCATGAGTAAGTCTAACCATTCTCGCCAAGAAcaatttcattcaaagaagaaccaGTCCTCGACCCTTAACAGCAAACAAAGATTACGCGCTAAATCACAAACATACCCCTCTACGGGTTATAATGATAATAGTTCTTTTTCACCTTTGAAAACGTTTGGCATAACCTCTAAGTTTTCCAACTCAACTGGTCGCTTAGAGGCCTCCTCGTTGGAATTTAATGTTCCATCACAGAAGCCCTTAAATGGCAAACCATTAACTCCATCTCAGAAATACAGGCTTCGCAAAGAACAATCAGAAACGAATTTGAGAAACAccatcaaaagaaaggaaaaattttatgaCAGCCAAGAACAAATACTTGAGTTACAAGAGGGAGACGTTGATGATTCATTGATTTGGAATGTTCCCATGACATCATACTCGACAAACTCCTTTTTAGCATCAGCCAAACCCGAAGATATGAGTAACCTGGCTGCTAGGAATAACCCATTTGATTATACCGGAGATTTAACGAATAGTAACGCCGACGGCTCTGATGCAAGGCAAAATAACAGATActcaaatatttcattcGCAAGTACAACATCAAATGCTTCGGTGTTAGATTTTAATGAGATGCCTACATCTCCAATTCCTGGTCTGAACAAGGTATCAGACTTCCAGTACATTCAAGATACAACAAAGAGTTTGGCTTCAGTTTACTTGCATTCTTCCAGTAGACTTTCAAGAACTAAACTGTCTGAAAGAACCAAGTCGTCCGACTTCTTACCATTCGAACTAAAAGAAGCCCAAAACCAAGGTATGGAAGATTTGATACTCGTATCAGAAAGCAAATTGGATGCTGTTAGTCATTCAAGGCCGAGCTGGTTACCACCTAAGGGCCgtcaagagaaaaaaatccatgAAAGGCAAATTAACAAAAGTATGAGTGTTGCATCCCTTGACCAACTGGTGAAGAATAAAAGTAAAGAGGAGAAATTGATCAGAAACGAAACGAATAGGCAAAAATATGTGCTATTGTTAGACAGAGATataacaagaaattcaTCTTTACAAAGCTTAAGCAAAATGGTTTGGGAAACTCCATTTAGTGATGAAACTAGATCAACAATATACAGTGAAATCCTAGAAAGTAAGGCCAAATTTATCACGAAAAACTATATTCAATCATTTGATGAGCTACAAGaacttttatcaaaaat
Proteins encoded:
- the SBE22 gene encoding Sbe22p (similar to Saccharomyces cerevisiae SBE2 (YDR351W) and SBE22 (YHR103W); ancestral locus Anc_5.407), which produces MTSIQERSPKPHLHALKEGEATGHPNEIIAKKRSIIGSHIQRPPSQTTLGRSRAGSNTMGKVSALDIARRPSENLLLNMSTNNDDDEAKMLNSFVSTALPPPKVNPVQTRRERPTSNSSIGTKTTEVFSSTSASSSLDDTSDEGESNDVSEKSKLNTISNILMENSTQGIRATEKEKTRNHTVMETTKDSAKVALQKSMSFDETSLEASMSKSNHSRQEQFHSKKNQSSTLNSKQRLRAKSQTYPSTGYNDNSSFSPLKTFGITSKFSNSTGRLEASSLEFNVPSQKPLNGKPLTPSQKYRLRKEQSETNLRNTIKRKEKFYDSQEQILELQEGDVDDSLIWNVPMTSYSTNSFLASAKPEDMSNLAARNNPFDYTGDLTNSNADGSDARQNNRYSNISFASTTSNASVLDFNEMPTSPIPGLNKVSDFQYIQDTTKSLASVYLHSSSRLSRTKLSERTKSSDFLPFELKEAQNQGMEDLILVSESKLDAVSHSRPSWLPPKGRQEKKIHERQINKSMSVASLDQLVKNKSKEEKLIRNETNRQKYVLLLDRDITRNSSLQSLSKMVWETPFSDETRSTIYSEILESKAKFITKNYIQSFDELQELLSKMGDFPKNKEIEIAQIIDTSLRRKVNGLHDISPNLMLMLKLKSISSQGIITGDELLFHHFLVSDSFQNLGLKEVWNIVNLVQMTCFNDLCKEKFDTKVLERKGVVAGYLSQNEEFKGELNTECINSATWWNILERIEHKLFVWIMDIIVVNNSQSYKNSPINEKEFANRNWEYYRSKKVVTNYKILISLALNVLINYHFGFSDLKSLCNVTDQRFCIPVFINDEFVDTDSVNDMFIKKWAHYYKKF